A genomic stretch from Solanum stenotomum isolate F172 chromosome 8, ASM1918654v1, whole genome shotgun sequence includes:
- the LOC125873254 gene encoding bifunctional pinoresinol-lariciresinol reductase 2-like, producing the protein MEKSKVLIVGGTGYLGKRLVKSSLANGHDTYILQRPQIGVDIEKVEMFISFKMQGAHLVTASFNDHRSLVDAVKLVDVVICAISGVHIRSHHILLQLKLVDAIKEAGNIKRFFPSEFGTDPARMENAMEPGRVTFDDKMVVRKAIEEAGIPFTYVSANCFAGYFLGGLCQIGHILPSTDSVVLLGDGNQKAIYVNEDDIATYTIKAIDDPRTLNKTLYLRPPKNILSQREVVQIWEKLIGKELKKSTLSKEEFLAPMKELEYAEQVGLCHYYHVCYEGCLANFEIGEDGEEASILYPEVKYTTAEQYMKRYL; encoded by the exons ATGGAAAAAAGCAAAGTGTTGATAGTGGGAGGAACAGGATACCTTGGAAAGAGATTGGTGAAATCTAGTTTAGCAAATGGACATGATACATACATTTTACAACGTCCACAAATAGGAGTTGATATTGAAAAAGTTgaaatgtttatttcttttaagaTGCAGGGAGCTCACCTTGTAACTGCTTCTTTCAACGATCATCGAAGCCTCGTGGATGCAGTTAAACTCGTGGACGTTGTAATCTGTGCCATCTCCGGTGTCCATATTCGTAGCCATCATATCTTGCTTCAACTCAAGCTTGTGGATGCCATCAAAGAAGCTGGAAATATCAAG AGATTTTTTCCATCTGAATTTGGAACGGATCCAGCAAGAATGGAAAATGCAATGGAGCCAGGTAGAGTTACATTTGATGATAAAATGGTGGTGAGGAAAGCAATTGAAGAAGCTGGCATTCCTTTCACTTATGTCTCTGCTAATTGCTTTGCTGGTTACTTTCTTGGTGGCCTTTGTCAAATTGGTCATATCCTTCCTTCAACAGACTCTGTTGTCTTGCTTGGAGATGGCAATCAGAAAG CAATTTATGTTAACGAAGATGATATCGCAACATATACCATCAAGGCCATAGATGATCCAAGGACACTCAATAAAACACTTTACCTTAGGCCTCCTAAAAACATACTTTCTCAAAGAGAGGTGGTTCAAATATGGGAAAAGCTCATAGGCAAAGAGCTTAAAAAATCAACTCTTTCCAAAGAAGAATTTTTGGCTCCCATGAAGG AGCTTGAGTATGCAGAACAAGTTGGCTTGTGTCACTATTATCACGTATGCTATGAAGGATGCCTCGCAAATTTTGAAATAGGAGAAGACGGAGAAGAAGCATCAATACTCTATCCAGAGGTTAAGTACACTACCGCGGAACAATACATGAAGCGTTATTTATAA
- the LOC125872045 gene encoding uncharacterized protein LOC125872045 produces MEFEEEGFRFRPENSELLTYLLRFIAEKDLHDDGFITECDVYKQEPCLTYSRGRHCGGGDDGDTSIFRYFISPRHKKKKTNDRFCRVVGKNLGTWKQQDKGKMVVSKHNKSLSMGLKKSLYYDTNMCCPDDGKWLMKEYVFCDAILRKFENSNFKDYCICAIKMKPEKNSASCSRSSNVSTTVMDFSDEQKVDTKVISGVNSVVPRMDQECKDVTPINIVEPMLQIQEASSGEEKIKELLENDDPEIMLMRNEDYGMINHPINVVENPAMEATGEWNGVLEFENTMPENNLPKEPAHLQQDCPFGVSEDRIASFVGLLSGCGNSAIRNNQEAPGEENGQLELNTFSQIQQPMIPDFANVKSNITMLERYDTLAEYMGVDVLMNPNNELLIHPFDISKRAIVESNQEAAGEENGLLGQTVSPFSKVQEFVMAENNVPEMFDMGDTLLEINQTPQEESETLCETEESSFVADLTEALLDYEPLKDISDAIRSTLLLDQQSWQSKAHLQDMLL; encoded by the exons ATggagtttgaagaagaagggtttCGATTTCGCCCTGAGAATTCAGAGTTACTTACATACCTTCTCAGGTTTATCGCTGAAAAAGATTTGCATGACGATGGTTTTATTACTGAGTGTGATGTTTACAAACAAGAACCTTGTCTAACTTATAGCCGTGGGCGTCATTGTGGAGGAGGAGATGATGGGGATACTAGTATTTTTCGATACTTCATTTCACCCagacataaaaaaaagaaaactaacgatAGATTTTGCAGAGTTGTGGGTAAAAATCTTGGGACTTGGAAGCAACAAGATAAGGGGAAAATGGTTGTGAGTAAACATAACAAGTCTTTGAGTATGGGACTCAAGAAGAGTCTCTATTATGATACTAACATGTGTTGTCCTGATGATGGCAAGTGGCTCATGAAGGAATATGTTTTTTGTGATGCTATTCTTAGAAAGTTCGAAAACTCTAATTTTAAAGACTATTGTATTTGTGCAATAAAAATGAAGCCCGAAAAAAATTCTGCTAGTTGTTCTCGAAGTAGTAATGTAAGTACAACTGTTATGGATTTTTCTGATGAACAGAAGGTGGATACAAAGGTGATTTCAGGGGTAAATTCTGTTGTGCCACGGATGGATCAGGAATGTAAGGACGTCACTCCTATCAATATTGTTGAACCAATGCTGCAAATTCAAGAGGCTTCATCAGGTGAAGAGAAGATCAAAGAGCTATTAGAAAATGATGATCCTGAAATAATGCTTATGCGGAATGAGGACTATGGAATGATCAATCATCCTATCAATGTCGTTGAAAATCCAGCGATGGAA GCTACTGGTGAATGGAATGGTGTTTTGGAATTTGAGAACACAATGCCAGAAAATAATCTGCCTAAGGAACCAGCACACCTGCAGCAAGATTGTCCTTTTGGTGTTAGTGAGGACCGTATTGCAAGCTTTGTTGGACTACTATCTGGTTGTGGGAACTCTGCTATCAGGAACAATCAAGAGGCCCCCGGAGAAGAGAATGGTCAGTTGGAGCTAAATACTTTTTCTCAAATACAACAACCTATGATTCCTGACTTTGCGAATGTGAAGTCAAATATAACTATGCTTGAAAGATATGATACTTTGGCTGAATATATGGGTGTCGATGTATTGATGAATCCGAACAATGAGCTGCTGATCCATCCTTTTGATATTTCTAAACGAGCAATAGTAGAATCTAATCAAGAGGCTGCTGGTGAAGAGAATGGTCTGTTGGGGCAAACTGTGTCGCCTTTTTCCAAAGTACAAGAATTTGTTATGGCAGAAAATAATGTGCCTGAAATGTTCGATATGGGTGATACATTGTTGGAGATAAACCAGACACCACAAGAAGAATCTGAGACACTTTGTGAAACAGAAGAATCCAGCTTTGTTGCAGACCTTACAGAAGCCTTGTTAGATTATGAGCCTTTGAAGGATATATCAGATGCAATTAGGAGTACATTATTGTTGGACCAACAATCTTGGCAGTCTAAGGCGCATTTACAAGATATGCTGCTCTGA